Proteins found in one Planctomycetes bacterium MalM25 genomic segment:
- a CDS encoding von Willebrand factor type A domain protein, whose amino-acid sequence MEFLSLEPLVWLLALVALGYALRYTLVDQPAARRALSLLLRGLAIVALVVGLCRPYWLTPSERLHVAFLVDVSDSIDLNGVEAASGQISAAIDGLNPSDTWSLHAVAQEQRPLATVEELSELVEKWRGDLSADRFRGASRLGEGMLSARLAFPAGCARRLVVFSDGRPTDARLAEAVDQLAEERTDVRFAPIPSLRDAEAAVVSLESPSPVAFQGEIVRLRAKVRANRAMKASVRVLHRGVVVRSRDVELPADETELVEFDVEAPSPGPSRYTAEIVPAEDRFPLNNQAGCTINVRGEPRVLALHSEPRDLRPLRRALAEQGIEVDVRGKLGLPNSLEEVLAFDAVILADLPATDLTPRQMQMLKRYVIDYGGGLVMLGSENSFGLGGYFKTPVEEVLPLISRFEKEKEKPSLAMVLVIDKSGSMQGLPMSLARQAAKAAVELLSARDLIGVIGFDGAPRLVCDLRSAGDVDAVQSSIDTLEAGGGTYVYPAMVQARDMLETAPAKVRHMIVLSDGHTQPADHHSLAQEAADAGITVSTVALGGADRQLLSSIAELGRGRYYETDDPANVPQIFTKETMQASKSAIKEDLYAAVQTGDHPVLAGFAEADLPFSLGYVMTEVKPTAQLLLAAETGDPLLAVGRYGLGTGLCYTSDLTDRWGGEWLAWDGCGKFWSQVLRGALRKRDADGVVLRPEVVGETWSVEIDRFDPDGSPVNGVAWQAAVADENDRKSDVEVRETGLGRYRLEASTQGAERLSLRLHDTDADKLRVLHWRRPYPAEYSLSGDVAEPLSQATEFTPETIREGVEPEPSRQPVAHYAYLTSIGLMLAGLLLRRL is encoded by the coding sequence ATGGAGTTCCTCTCGCTCGAGCCGCTGGTCTGGCTCCTCGCGCTGGTCGCGCTCGGCTACGCGTTGCGTTACACGCTGGTCGATCAACCCGCGGCGAGGCGGGCCCTCTCGCTACTGTTGCGAGGACTAGCGATCGTGGCGCTGGTGGTCGGGCTCTGCCGTCCCTACTGGCTCACGCCTAGCGAACGGCTGCACGTGGCGTTCCTGGTCGACGTGAGCGACTCGATCGATCTCAACGGCGTCGAGGCGGCGTCGGGGCAGATCAGCGCTGCCATCGATGGGCTCAACCCGTCGGATACCTGGTCGCTGCACGCGGTCGCCCAGGAGCAACGCCCGCTCGCGACCGTCGAGGAGCTGAGCGAACTCGTCGAGAAGTGGCGCGGCGATCTCAGCGCCGATCGCTTCCGCGGCGCCTCGCGGCTCGGTGAGGGGATGCTCTCCGCGCGGCTCGCCTTCCCGGCGGGGTGCGCGCGACGGCTCGTTGTCTTTAGCGACGGACGCCCAACCGACGCCCGCCTCGCCGAAGCGGTCGACCAGCTCGCCGAAGAGCGGACCGACGTCCGCTTCGCGCCGATCCCCTCGCTCCGCGACGCGGAGGCGGCGGTCGTCTCACTCGAGTCCCCCTCGCCGGTCGCGTTCCAAGGGGAAATCGTGCGGCTGAGGGCCAAGGTCCGCGCGAACCGGGCAATGAAGGCGAGCGTGCGGGTGCTGCACCGCGGGGTCGTCGTCCGCTCGCGCGACGTCGAGCTGCCCGCCGACGAGACCGAGCTCGTTGAGTTCGACGTCGAAGCGCCCTCCCCCGGCCCGAGCCGGTACACCGCGGAGATCGTGCCGGCCGAGGACCGCTTCCCGCTCAACAACCAGGCGGGCTGTACGATCAACGTGCGAGGCGAGCCGCGTGTGCTGGCCCTGCACAGCGAGCCCCGCGACCTGCGCCCGCTGCGTCGGGCGCTCGCGGAGCAAGGGATCGAGGTCGACGTGCGGGGCAAGCTCGGCCTGCCGAACTCGCTGGAGGAGGTGCTCGCCTTCGACGCGGTGATCCTCGCGGACCTGCCCGCCACGGACCTCACGCCGCGGCAGATGCAGATGCTCAAGCGTTACGTGATCGACTACGGTGGCGGGCTGGTGATGCTCGGTTCGGAGAACAGCTTCGGGTTGGGCGGCTACTTCAAGACGCCCGTCGAGGAGGTGCTGCCACTGATCTCGCGGTTCGAGAAAGAGAAAGAGAAGCCCTCGCTCGCGATGGTCCTGGTGATCGACAAGTCGGGATCGATGCAGGGCTTGCCGATGTCGCTCGCCCGCCAGGCGGCGAAGGCGGCGGTCGAGCTCCTCTCGGCACGCGACCTGATCGGCGTCATCGGCTTCGACGGCGCGCCGCGGCTGGTCTGCGACCTCCGCAGCGCGGGCGACGTCGATGCGGTTCAGTCATCGATCGACACTCTGGAAGCGGGGGGCGGCACGTACGTCTACCCGGCGATGGTCCAGGCACGCGACATGCTCGAGACCGCGCCGGCCAAGGTGCGGCACATGATCGTGCTGAGCGACGGCCACACGCAGCCGGCCGACCACCACTCGCTCGCGCAAGAGGCTGCCGACGCCGGCATCACGGTCTCGACCGTGGCGCTCGGCGGCGCCGACCGCCAGCTCCTCTCCAGCATCGCCGAGCTGGGCCGCGGCCGGTATTACGAGACCGACGACCCGGCCAATGTGCCGCAGATCTTCACCAAGGAGACGATGCAGGCGAGCAAGTCGGCCATCAAGGAGGACCTCTACGCCGCCGTGCAGACGGGCGACCACCCGGTGCTGGCAGGCTTCGCCGAGGCGGACCTGCCGTTCTCGCTCGGCTACGTGATGACCGAGGTGAAACCGACCGCCCAGCTGCTGCTCGCCGCGGAGACGGGCGACCCGCTCCTCGCGGTGGGGCGCTACGGCCTCGGCACCGGTCTCTGCTACACGAGCGACCTCACCGACCGCTGGGGGGGCGAGTGGCTCGCGTGGGACGGCTGCGGCAAGTTCTGGTCGCAGGTGCTGCGCGGCGCGCTGCGGAAGCGCGACGCGGACGGCGTCGTGCTCCGTCCGGAGGTCGTCGGCGAAACGTGGAGCGTCGAAATCGACCGTTTCGACCCGGACGGCTCGCCCGTCAACGGCGTCGCGTGGCAGGCGGCGGTCGCCGACGAGAACGACCGAAAGTCAGACGTCGAAGTCCGCGAGACGGGCCTCGGGCGCTATCGACTCGAGGCCTCGACCCAGGGTGCCGAACGCCTCAGCCTCCGCCTGCACGACACCGACGCGGACAAGCTCCGCGTGCTGCACTGGCGACGCCCCTACCCGGCGGAGTACTCCCTGTCGGGCGACGTCGCCGAGCCGCTGAGCCAAGCGACCGAGTTCACGCCCGAGACGATCCGCGAAGGGGTCGAACCGGAGCCGAGCCGCCAGCCGGTAGCGCACTACGCGTACCTGACGTCGATCGGCCTGATGCTCGCCGGGCTGCTGCTGCGGCGGCTGTGA
- a CDS encoding hypothetical protein (Aerotolerance regulator N-terminal), which produces MTFASPALLWSLLALVPLVAIYLLKVRPRRRQTTAYFLWEQVLSDRKPNRLWERLRNLVSLLIMAATLAAIALAMAEPRLVEERPSDLLIVLDNSLSMNAQQEGQSRLDLAKDRARDLARGMNGVQRAAVATLAGRLRYVSHLSDNPRELLAAIDRVAPTHETLDPTALPRPEVDSPEEDEPSEEQSPVEEEAEIEAETPPRRVLFLTDTNNPAMPAGVEPIVVANEVDNVGLVGADLRFNLNEPDQLRFYYRVASSRKEPVEVDLLLHHHPAEGAPRLAKVVPLRVEPGVNAAQVLAVDNAEPGRWVAELDTESLEDALSEDDRAYLVAYRQPPIRVRVESDEPYFLQRAVAAFADPGGGLAAVEEGEEVVISFGGAGETDEHTIAFAPAGESPWWEDLGEPIEVAAPRALVEDHTVTRDVDPLAITFAGARELRAPAGSEVLVESEGGTPLIYVAKRSGRSALVLNLDPVAAEFYYSAWFPVLVQAGAKHLSGRAAPLAATHAAGSSVRLPTETEGFDGELTTPEGATIPLATAETGELTSPGFYCVEADGQSWDVGCSPLAASETLLPLGAPTLEPAGLATGRPIGHWLAIAAIVAMAAESVLYHRRKVG; this is translated from the coding sequence ATGACGTTCGCCTCGCCCGCGTTGCTCTGGTCGCTGCTGGCGCTCGTCCCCCTGGTGGCGATCTACCTGCTCAAGGTCCGCCCCCGCCGCCGCCAAACGACCGCCTACTTCCTGTGGGAGCAGGTGCTCTCGGACCGGAAGCCGAACCGGCTTTGGGAGCGCCTGCGTAACCTGGTATCGCTGCTCATCATGGCGGCGACCCTGGCGGCGATCGCGCTGGCGATGGCGGAGCCGCGTCTCGTGGAGGAGCGGCCGAGCGACCTGCTGATCGTCCTCGACAACAGCCTCTCGATGAACGCCCAACAGGAGGGACAAAGCCGGCTCGATCTGGCCAAGGACCGCGCCCGCGACCTGGCCCGCGGGATGAACGGTGTGCAGCGAGCCGCCGTGGCAACGCTGGCCGGCCGGCTCCGTTACGTCTCGCACCTGTCGGACAACCCGCGCGAGTTGCTCGCGGCGATCGACCGCGTAGCCCCTACGCACGAGACGCTCGACCCGACCGCCCTGCCCCGCCCCGAGGTGGATTCTCCGGAGGAGGACGAGCCATCCGAGGAACAATCACCGGTCGAGGAAGAGGCCGAGATCGAAGCCGAAACGCCGCCGCGGCGGGTCCTCTTCTTGACCGACACGAACAACCCTGCGATGCCCGCCGGCGTCGAACCGATCGTCGTCGCGAACGAAGTGGATAACGTCGGCCTCGTCGGCGCTGATCTGCGATTCAATCTGAACGAACCCGACCAGCTCCGTTTCTACTACCGTGTCGCCTCGTCGCGGAAGGAGCCGGTTGAGGTCGATCTGCTGCTCCATCACCACCCGGCCGAGGGGGCGCCGCGGCTGGCCAAGGTGGTCCCGCTCCGCGTCGAACCGGGGGTTAACGCGGCCCAGGTGCTCGCCGTCGACAACGCGGAGCCGGGGCGGTGGGTCGCCGAACTCGACACGGAGTCTCTCGAGGACGCCCTTTCCGAAGACGACCGAGCGTACCTCGTCGCCTACCGTCAGCCACCGATCCGAGTTCGTGTCGAATCAGACGAGCCGTACTTCCTCCAGCGGGCCGTCGCCGCGTTCGCCGATCCCGGGGGGGGGCTCGCGGCCGTGGAGGAAGGCGAAGAGGTCGTCATCAGCTTCGGCGGCGCCGGCGAAACGGACGAGCACACAATCGCCTTCGCGCCCGCGGGCGAGTCTCCCTGGTGGGAAGACCTCGGCGAGCCGATCGAGGTCGCTGCGCCGAGGGCGCTGGTCGAGGACCACACCGTGACGCGCGATGTCGACCCGCTGGCGATCACCTTCGCCGGCGCGCGGGAGCTGCGAGCGCCGGCCGGCAGTGAGGTGCTGGTCGAGAGCGAAGGGGGCACGCCGCTCATCTACGTTGCGAAACGATCGGGCCGTTCGGCGCTGGTGTTGAACCTCGACCCGGTCGCCGCCGAGTTCTACTACAGCGCGTGGTTCCCCGTCCTCGTGCAGGCGGGGGCGAAGCACCTGTCGGGACGCGCGGCGCCCCTGGCGGCGACGCACGCCGCGGGATCGTCGGTCCGACTGCCAACCGAGACCGAGGGCTTCGACGGCGAACTCACCACGCCCGAGGGCGCGACGATCCCCCTCGCCACCGCCGAGACGGGCGAGCTCACGTCGCCCGGCTTCTACTGCGTCGAAGCGGACGGCCAAAGCTGGGACGTCGGCTGCAGCCCGCTCGCCGCGAGCGAGACCCTCCTACCGCTCGGCGCGCCAACGCTCGAGCCCGCGGGCCTCGCGACAGGCCGGCCGATCGGGCACTGGCTCGCGATCGCCGCGATCGTCGCGATGGCGGCGGAGTCCGTCCTCTACCATCGCCGGAAAGTGGGGTGA
- a CDS encoding ATPase family associated with various cellular activities (AAA) encodes MTLVAGTNQEAEQAAAEFVERFTTIREEVGKFIVGQRSLIEDVLLAVVCGGNVLLEGVPGLGKTALVHSISEALHLAFRRIQFTPDLLPADIVGTQVLVERDGAKVLEFAPGPVFCNVLLADEINRATPKTQSALLETMQEKSVTVAGQTHRLDEPFFVLATQNPIEQDGTYPLPEAQLDRFFFKLLVETPSHDEFSEILNRTGGNRRPEVSPVADGEDILRMGRTLRETPIDNTVQDFLVRVVRATHPESEDAPANVQRFVRHGASPRGAQAMLAAARARALLAGRYHVSREDVAAVAVPALRHRIILSFEGEADGVKTDEVIADVLKGLK; translated from the coding sequence GTGACGCTCGTCGCCGGAACGAACCAAGAGGCCGAGCAAGCGGCCGCCGAGTTTGTCGAACGCTTCACGACCATCCGCGAGGAGGTCGGCAAGTTCATTGTCGGCCAACGCTCCCTCATCGAGGACGTGCTGCTCGCGGTCGTGTGCGGCGGTAACGTGCTGCTGGAGGGCGTGCCGGGGCTGGGCAAGACGGCGCTCGTCCACTCAATCAGCGAGGCGTTGCACCTCGCCTTCCGCCGTATCCAGTTCACTCCCGACCTGCTGCCGGCGGACATCGTCGGCACGCAGGTGCTGGTCGAGCGCGACGGGGCGAAGGTGCTGGAGTTCGCGCCGGGGCCGGTCTTCTGCAACGTGCTGCTGGCCGACGAGATCAACCGCGCCACGCCCAAGACGCAGTCCGCCCTGCTGGAGACGATGCAGGAGAAGTCGGTCACGGTCGCGGGCCAGACGCACCGGCTCGACGAGCCCTTCTTCGTCCTCGCGACGCAGAACCCGATCGAGCAGGACGGCACCTACCCGCTGCCCGAGGCGCAGCTCGACCGCTTCTTCTTCAAGCTCCTGGTCGAGACCCCCTCGCACGACGAGTTCTCAGAGATCCTCAACCGGACCGGCGGCAACCGGCGGCCCGAGGTCAGCCCGGTCGCCGACGGTGAAGACATCCTCCGCATGGGCCGCACGCTCCGCGAGACGCCCATCGACAACACCGTGCAGGACTTCCTGGTGCGGGTTGTCCGCGCGACCCACCCCGAGAGCGAAGACGCACCGGCTAATGTGCAGCGCTTCGTCCGGCACGGCGCCTCGCCCCGCGGGGCTCAGGCGATGCTCGCCGCCGCGAGGGCTCGGGCCTTGCTGGCGGGCCGTTACCACGTGTCGCGGGAGGACGTCGCCGCGGTCGCAGTGCCCGCGCTGCGGCACCGCATCATCCTCAGCTTCGAGGGCGAGGCGGACGGCGTGAAGACCGACGAGGTCATCGCCGACGTGCTGAAGGGGCTGAAGTGA